The DNA segment GCATGTGCTGCTGCCGGCCGCCCTGCCCGGCTACATCGCCGGCCTCAAGCAGGGCTGGGCGTTCTCCTGGCGCTCCCTGATGGCCGCCGAACTCATCGTCAACGCGCCCGACCTGGGCACCGGTCTGGGCCAGTTGCTGGAGCAGGGCCGCGAGATCCAGGACATGTCCTGGGTGCTCGCCGCGATCTTCCTCATCCTCATCGTCGGTATCGGCATCGAGCTGCTGATCTTCGCCCCGATCGAACGCCGGGTGCTGCGCAGCCGCGGCCTCCTCGTGAAGAGCTGACCCATGGACGTACGCCCCTCTCGCCCCACCCTCCTCGTCGTCGCCCACGGCAGCCGCGACCCGCGGCACGCGGCGGCCGTCTCGGCGCTCTGCGCGCGGGTCCGGTCGCTGCGGCCGGGGCTGCGCGTCGAGGTCGGCTACCTCGACTTCAACGCGCCGCGGGTGCCGCGGGTGCTGGAGCGCCTGGCGGCCGAAGGAGCGCGGGAGGTGGTGGCGCTGCCGCTGCTGCTCACCCGGGCCTTCCACGCGAAGTCCGACATCCCGGCGGTCCTGCGGGAGGCGGCCGCGCGGCTGCCGCTGCTGACCGTCCGCCAGGCCGAGGTACTCGGCCCCTCACCTCTCCTGACCGCCGCGCTGGAGCGCCGGCTGTCGGAGGCCGGGCTGCGGCCCGGCGACCGCCGCTCGACCGGGGTCGTCCTGGCCTCGGCGGGCTCCTCGGACCCGGAGGCGATCGCAGTGATCGCTGAAATCGCGCGGGAGTGGCGGCACACCGCAGGCTGGTGTGCCGTGCGACCTGCGTTCGCCTCCGCATCTCTTCCCCGGACGGCCGATGCCGTGCGCGCCCTGCGCGCCGAGGGCGTCGCCCGGGTGGCGGTGGCCCCGTACGTCATCGCGCCCGGCTTCCTCCCCGACCGCATCGCCGCCGGGGCCCGTGAGGCGCGGGCCGATGTCCTCGCCCCCGTCCTCGGCCCGGCGCCCGAACTGGCCCGCCTGCTGCTGCGGCGCTACGACGTGGCGGCCCTGGCCGGCGCCCGCGGGGACCTGACGGCGCTGAGCGCCTGACGGGCCCCCGCGGCACCGCCCTGGGCGGTCAGGGCCGCGGGGTGTGCAGCCAGACCGTCGTCCAGGCCGGCAGTTCGTCGCCGGTGACCGGGGCGGAGGCCAGCAGGACGTCGCCGGGCGGCAGCGGCCGGGGCTCACCCGACAGGTTGGTCACGCACTCCCAGCCGCCCGAGCGGCGGAAGTGCAGCACGTCCGGCGCCGCGGTGGGCGCGTCGTCGGCCCATTCCAGCGCCTCGTCGGCCAGCAGCCGGCGCCGGGTGGCCAGCGCCGCGCGGTACAGCTCCAGGGGCGACGAGGCCACGCCCTGCTGTGCCTCGACGGACAGTTCGCCCCAGCCGGCCGGCTGCGGCAGCCAGGCACCGCCGCTGCCGAAGCCGTACGAGCTGCCCTCGCGGCGCCACGGCAGCGGCACCCGGCAGCCGTCCCGGCCCTTCAGCCGTCCTTTGCTGCGGGTCCACACCGGGTCCTGGAGGCTGTCCCGGGAGAGTTCGGCGACCTCGGGCAGTCCGAGTTCCTCGCCCTGGTAGACGTAGCCGGAGCCGGGCAGCGCCAGCATCAGCAGGGTCGCGGCCAGCGCGCGGCGCAGCCCGAACTCCCGCTCCAGTACGGGCTCCTGTCCGTCGGAGAGCAGCCAGGCCTCCTCGTCGCGGCCGTCCGGCAGGCCGTACCGGGAGGCGTGCCGGATCACATCGTGGTTGGAGAGCACCCAGGTCGCGGTCGCCCCGGCGGCCCGGGCGTCGGCGAGTGCGGTGTCGATGGCGGCGCGCAGCTCCCCGGCGCGCAGCGGGGTCTTGAGGAAGTCGAAGTTGAAGGCCTGGCCGAGTTCCTGCGGGGTGGCGTACGCGGTGCGGCGGGAGGCGCGCACCCAGGCCTCGGCGACGGCGACCCGCGGCGGGTCGTACTCGTTGAAGACCTTGCGCCAGTCGCGGAAGATGTCGTGCACCTCGTCGCGGTCCCAGAAGGGGTGGCTGCCGTCCTCGGGCAGGTCGCCGGGCGTGTAGCCCTCGACGGTGCCGATGTCGCGGAGCGGCGCGGCCAGGTCCTTGGCCAGGCCGTGGGCCACATCGACCCGGAAGCCGTCGACGCCGCGGTCGGACCAGAAGCGCAGGGTGTGCCGGAAGTCGGCGCGGACCTCGGGGTTGTCCCAGTTGAAGTCGGGCTGCTGCGGGGCGAAGAGGTGGAGGTACCACCAGCCGTCGGGCAGCCGGGTCCAGGCGGGGCCGCCGAAGCAGGAGACCCAGTCGGTGGGCGGCAGTTCGCCCGTCTCGCCCTTGCCCTCGCGGAAGACATAGCGCTCGCGCGCGGCGGAGCCGGGCTCGGCGCGCAGCGCCTCCTGGAACCAGACGTGCTGGTCGGAGGAGTGGTTGGGCACGATGTCCACCATCACCTTGAGACCCAGGCGGTGTGCCTCGGCCACCATGGCGTCGAAGTCGTCGAGGGTGCCCAGGCGCGGGTCGACATCGCGGTAGTCGTCGACGTCGTAGCCGCCGTCGGCCAGTTGCGAGGGGTAGAAGGGGCTCAGCCAGAGGGCGTCCACGCCGAGGTCGGCGAGGTAGGGCAGCCGGGAGGTCACGCCGGGGAGGTCACCGATGCCGTCGCCGTCGGCGTCGGCGAAGCTGCGCGGATACACCTGGTAGACGACGGCCTGCCGCCACCAGTCGGTGGTGTTGCGGTCGGTGCCGAGGTGCTGTGCGGTCACGGAAGGGCCTTTCGGTACGGGAGCGGTCGCATGGGGGCACCTCCCAGCGGTAGCCGGGGGAGGAATGCGGCGCGGTGCGGCGCCGGGTGCGGTCGGGGCAGGCGGGGCGGGCGGGGCCGACGGGCCTTCGGAACGCCGGTCTCAGCCCTTCACCGCCCCGGAGGTCATGCCCGAGACGATCGAGCGGCGGAAGATCATGACGAGGATGCCGATGGGCAGGGTGGCCGCCACGGCCCCCGCGAAGAGCGTCCCGTAGGGGACCGTGTACTGGCTGGTGAACAGGGCGATGCCGACGGGGACGGTGCGGTGCCCGTCCTCGCTGTTGAAGGTCAGCGCGAGCAGGAACTCCGACCATGTCGCGGTGAAGGTGAAGATGCCCGCGGTGAACAGCCCCGGCCGGGCCAGGGGGGCGATGACGGTCAGGACGGTGCGCAGCGGCCCGGCGCCGTCCACGGTCGCGGCCTCCTCCAGTTCACGCGGGACGCCGGCCAGGTAGTTGCGCATGATCCAGATGGCGAACGGGAGGTTGAGCGCGACATAGGGCACGATCAGGCCCGCGTAGCTGTTGAGCAGCCCCACCTGCCGCTCCAGCAGGAAGAGCGGGACGACCAGCGCGATCGGCGGGAAGACGGACAGCATCAGCAGCGCGGTCATGATGCCGCCGCGGCCCCGCAGCGGGGTGCGGCCCAGGGCGTACCCGGCGAAGAAGGACAGCCCCAGCACGGCGACCGTGGAGACCGACGCCACCAGCACGCTGTTGAGCAGATAACGGCCGATGCCGTTGCGGACGAACGCCTCGGCGTAGTTGCCCAGCGTCGCGGCCTTCGGCACCGGGCTCGGCGGCGCGGCGCTGATCTCGCCCGGTCCCTTGAAGGACGACGCGATCATCCAGTACAGCGGCAGTGCCGACAGCACGACGATCGCCAGACCGCCCAGGTTGACGGCGTTGACGTACCGGCGGACGCCGGACGCCGGGGCACGGCGGCTCATGCCCGCCCTCCTTCGTCGGCCTGCGCCTTGAAGACCCGCAGGAAGAGCAGACAACAACTGATCACGATGACGGCGGTGGTGGTCGCCACCGCCGCGCCGCGGCCGATGGCGAGGTTCTGGAAGAGCGTCTTGTACCCGAGGATCGCCAGCGACTCGGTGGCGGTGCCCGGACCGCCCTGGGTCAGGACGAACGGCAGGTCGAAGATGCCGAAGGCCTGCAGGATGCGGAAGAGGACCGCGATGGCCATGATCGGCCGCAGTTGCGGCAGGGTCACCTTCCAGAACGTCGTCCAGGTGCCGGCGCCGTCGATCTCCGCCGCCTCGTAGACGTCGCCGGGAATCAGCATCAGCCCGGCGAGGACGACGATCGCGACAAAGGGCGTGGTCTTCCAGACGTCGACCACCACCATGGCGCCCATGGCGGAGGCGGGCTGCCCGAGGATGTCCGGCTGATGGCCGAGGAGCTGCTCGAAGAGCCAGGTCAGCCCGCCGTACGTGCCGTTGAAGAGGTACCCCCACAGCTGGGCGGCGACCACATTGATCAGGGCCCAGGGCAGCAGCAGGACCGCCAGCACCCAGCCGCGGGCGGCCCCCAGCCGCTCCAGGACGAGGGCGGCCGCGGTGCCCAGCACCAGTTCCAGCAGGACGGTGACGACGGTGAACCCGAAGGTGAACAAGAGCGCCTGGCGCCACTCCGGGCTGCTCAGCACGGCGGCGTAGTGGTCGCCGGTCAGGGACCGGATGCTGAATCCGCCGTACTCCAGGCGGACCTCGGCGAAGCTCAGCAGCACCGAGAAGAGCACCGGGAAGACGGTCACGGCGCTGATGATCAGCAGCGCCGGGGAGGCGAAGAGCCAGCCGGTGCGCGCCCGGCGGCGCCTGCTCACCCGGCCGGGGCCGTCGCCGCGCCGCGGCCGCACCGGAGGCGGACCGGCCGGCTCCGCGGCGGGGCGGCGCGATGCGGGGGCGGAGGATGTCATGGCGTTCACAGCGCTCTGCCTTCCAGCGCGGTCCGGATGTCGGCGCGGGCGGCGCGCAGCGCCTGGGCGGGCGTGGCCCGGCCGCCGATCACGGCGTTGGCCCGGGTGTAGAGCGCCTTGCTGACCTGGGGGTAGTACGGGGTCT comes from the Streptomyces angustmyceticus genome and includes:
- a CDS encoding carbohydrate ABC transporter permease, encoding MTSSAPASRRPAAEPAGPPPVRPRRGDGPGRVSRRRRARTGWLFASPALLIISAVTVFPVLFSVLLSFAEVRLEYGGFSIRSLTGDHYAAVLSSPEWRQALLFTFGFTVVTVLLELVLGTAAALVLERLGAARGWVLAVLLLPWALINVVAAQLWGYLFNGTYGGLTWLFEQLLGHQPDILGQPASAMGAMVVVDVWKTTPFVAIVVLAGLMLIPGDVYEAAEIDGAGTWTTFWKVTLPQLRPIMAIAVLFRILQAFGIFDLPFVLTQGGPGTATESLAILGYKTLFQNLAIGRGAAVATTTAVIVISCCLLFLRVFKAQADEGGRA
- a CDS encoding carbohydrate ABC transporter permease; amino-acid sequence: MSRRAPASGVRRYVNAVNLGGLAIVVLSALPLYWMIASSFKGPGEISAAPPSPVPKAATLGNYAEAFVRNGIGRYLLNSVLVASVSTVAVLGLSFFAGYALGRTPLRGRGGIMTALLMLSVFPPIALVVPLFLLERQVGLLNSYAGLIVPYVALNLPFAIWIMRNYLAGVPRELEEAATVDGAGPLRTVLTVIAPLARPGLFTAGIFTFTATWSEFLLALTFNSEDGHRTVPVGIALFTSQYTVPYGTLFAGAVAATLPIGILVMIFRRSIVSGMTSGAVKG
- a CDS encoding glycoside hydrolase family 13 protein, with the translated sequence MTAQHLGTDRNTTDWWRQAVVYQVYPRSFADADGDGIGDLPGVTSRLPYLADLGVDALWLSPFYPSQLADGGYDVDDYRDVDPRLGTLDDFDAMVAEAHRLGLKVMVDIVPNHSSDQHVWFQEALRAEPGSAARERYVFREGKGETGELPPTDWVSCFGGPAWTRLPDGWWYLHLFAPQQPDFNWDNPEVRADFRHTLRFWSDRGVDGFRVDVAHGLAKDLAAPLRDIGTVEGYTPGDLPEDGSHPFWDRDEVHDIFRDWRKVFNEYDPPRVAVAEAWVRASRRTAYATPQELGQAFNFDFLKTPLRAGELRAAIDTALADARAAGATATWVLSNHDVIRHASRYGLPDGRDEEAWLLSDGQEPVLEREFGLRRALAATLLMLALPGSGYVYQGEELGLPEVAELSRDSLQDPVWTRSKGRLKGRDGCRVPLPWRREGSSYGFGSGGAWLPQPAGWGELSVEAQQGVASSPLELYRAALATRRRLLADEALEWADDAPTAAPDVLHFRRSGGWECVTNLSGEPRPLPPGDVLLASAPVTGDELPAWTTVWLHTPRP
- a CDS encoding sirohydrochlorin chelatase, which translates into the protein MDVRPSRPTLLVVAHGSRDPRHAAAVSALCARVRSLRPGLRVEVGYLDFNAPRVPRVLERLAAEGAREVVALPLLLTRAFHAKSDIPAVLREAAARLPLLTVRQAEVLGPSPLLTAALERRLSEAGLRPGDRRSTGVVLASAGSSDPEAIAVIAEIAREWRHTAGWCAVRPAFASASLPRTADAVRALRAEGVARVAVAPYVIAPGFLPDRIAAGAREARADVLAPVLGPAPELARLLLRRYDVAALAGARGDLTALSA